TAGTTTCTTATGGTCAATTTTTATACCTTTCTTTTTCGCCATGTCCATCTGGTTCAAAGCTACAATCATCGGTGTCTCGAGTTCAATCAACTGAAGCGTAAAGAACAAGTTTCTCTCAAGAACCGAGGCATCAACAACATTGATTACTAGGTCAGGGTTCTCGATTGCAATGTATTCTCTCGAGATAAGCTCCTCTATGGAAAAGGTGGATAAGGAGTAGATTCCAGGCAAGTCGACGATGTTTATTGTGTAGCCTTTAAAATGAAGTGTTCCTTCTGCTCTTTCAACTGTTTTTCCAGGCCAGTTTCCAATGTGTTGATGCATTCCCGTTAGGTGGTTGAATATGACAGATTTTCCGACATTGGCGTTGCCAGCGAGGGCTATAATAATTTGTTTCTTAGTCACCTTTCTACACTCACTAAAATTCTTTCTGCCATTCCCCTTCCTATCGCTAGTCTGGAGCCTCTTACTTGTAGTTCTATGGGACCGTGGAAAGGTGCTGATTTGACTACTGTTACTTTGGTTCCTGGGGTAAGACCCATGTCTTCCAGTCTTTTTTGAAAGCCCCATTTTCGGTGGTGACGTCTACGGCGATGGCTTGATGATGCATTGATGGAGATTATGACTCCCCTTTCACCATCTCTTAGGCGAGTTAGTGGTAGTTCCAGTTTTTTCATCCTCTTTTTTGGCAGCGTCACTTGTATATGTAGAAAGCTTATGAATAAGGATTTAGTTTAACATAACAATGTTAGGCAAGTCTAAGAAAGCCTAGAGGTAAACACTGGTGAAAACAACAAATACAGTTAAGCTAAGTGAAAGCGAGGAAGGTTACATTGAAACAATCTTCAATCTTATTAGGGAACACGGCTATGCCCGGGTTGCTGACATAGCGGCCGCATTAAATGTAAAGCCTCCAAGCGTGACAAGCATGCTTCAAAAGCTGGATGAGCAGAAATTTGTCACCTACACACGGTATAGAGGGGTTGTACTAACCCGTAAGGGGAAGTTGCTTGCAGAAACTTTAAAAAAACGGCATCAAGCATTAAAGAAGTTCTTGATTATGATAGGAGTTACTGAAGAGAACGCTGACAAAGACGCTTGTGAGATTGAACATATAATAAATCGTGAAACTGCAGAAAAACTCGCAAAGTTCGTAGAATTTGTGCAATCAGCACCGCAAACTCCCCCATTTCTTGAACATTTCAAGCAATACAACAGAACGGGAAAACGACGCAAAGAGTGCAGAGTGAAGGGCAAAGCAAAAAAGACCAACTGACACAATGAGTTGTGCGCACACATTTAGTGTGGTGTTTTTGAGTTCTACAGACATTGCATAACGTTTATTAAGTCTTAATACAGACGTTTAGCCCTTCAAATTGGTGCACAGGATGAAAAACAACACTCCAAAAACAACCACTACCACATACACCGACGACAACTACAAACTACATATATCGAAAACTCTCCTCTCCTCTCGTATACGCACAGCCACATAGACAACATTAACAACTATTAAAAACAGCACAACAAACCTTCAACACCAACAATTTCATTCTCCTTTTTCACACACATATCAAATGGAGATCTCTTCCTTGCCCAAACATCAAACTTAAAACTTTAAACCTCTCCTGCTTCTTGTACCTAAGAAAATGCAAGCGCAGAATGAGACGGAAAAGAAACACTGTGTCATAATCAGATGCTGAATTTTTAAGAAAATCGAGAGAATTGAGCTTTAATCTTTCTGAGACATGTAAAATCCCTTGAAACAGTTGATTACCAAATTTGAGAAGATCTACACGAAGAATAACTACGAAAGCAATGGAGAACTGCAGAGTGGTGGGGCTGCCCGGATTTGAACCGGGGTCACGAGAGCCCAAGTCTCATAGCCTAGACCAAGCTAGCCGACAGCCCCTCTCTCCAACCTTCAATTCTAAAACAACAAACAATTAATTAACATTATCCAAACAAACAATCACACCTAATCCAAACTCCATGTCACATCAAAAAATCGCCACTCGCATATTTGGCGTCTACGTTTCTATTTGGCTCTAAATAAAATTTAAAAAGGTCTAGGTGACGTGCGCACAATCCGCTT
The Candidatus Bathyarchaeota archaeon DNA segment above includes these coding regions:
- the mntR gene encoding transcriptional regulator MntR, whose translation is MKTTNTVKLSESEEGYIETIFNLIREHGYARVADIAAALNVKPPSVTSMLQKLDEQKFVTYTRYRGVVLTRKGKLLAETLKKRHQALKKFLIMIGVTEENADKDACEIEHIINRETAEKLAKFVEFVQSAPQTPPFLEHFKQYNRTGKRRKECRVKGKAKKTN
- a CDS encoding ferrous iron transport protein A, which translates into the protein MKKLELPLTRLRDGERGVIISINASSSHRRRRHHRKWGFQKRLEDMGLTPGTKVTVVKSAPFHGPIELQVRGSRLAIGRGMAERILVSVER